In Zingiber officinale cultivar Zhangliang chromosome 3B, Zo_v1.1, whole genome shotgun sequence, a single window of DNA contains:
- the LOC122056326 gene encoding pentatricopeptide repeat-containing protein At3g02650, mitochondrial-like, with protein MWRPLIRRSSPIYSTQVCLQTLPLIPPPPSSPAWIRPVDARLPTLRFFSSSEMEMGMGIKTDEHCEADESVTRLWKANIDDDDTSDIFADEKFEETAETECDVDLEQVEKVRSLVGGTSQDSLETRLDQIDVTLSAELVALVLQTPDVLPQNLINFFIWAWKSEEETVRSSRTVEILVDAVSGSTELSKMEAYKLWDLVKEIGKNNAVLLNTSILNQLISLFGRLQKPRAGLEVFNKFSDFGCSPDRNTYCLTIAALGTRSLFNTAWPVCEKMLTSEDLPDGENIGKIITFLCKGKKAKEAHLVYLMAQQKEMLLPSSCLDILVRSLSRKEETLHMALELLNNYPKEYVRNANAIFALVIQGLCRAKQPQEAKKLLFRMVQSGPPPGTAVFNYVITALSKGGEMEDAISLMNLIKERGLQPDIYTYSVIMSGFAEGGLMDEAYQIYREAKKKHSKLSPVTYHIIIRGYCKMEEYEKALKCLKEMKEDGVQPNSDEYNKLIRSLCLKALDWRTAEKLLEEMKESGLFLKDATRSLILAVKELEEEAKSESVGDEV; from the coding sequence ATGTGGCGGCCATTGATCCGACGATCATCTCCGATCTACTCGACTCAGGTCTGTCTCCAAACCCTGCCTCTGatccctcctcctccttcctcaccCGCATGGATCCGCCCCGTCGACGCCCGCCTCCCCACGCTCcgattcttctcttcctccgagaTGGAGATGGGGATGGGGATTAAGACAGACGAGCATTGTGAAGCGGACGAAAGCGTTACCCGTTTGTGGAAGGCGAACATTGACGATGATGATACCTCTGATATTTTCGCGGACGAGAAGTTCGAAGAAACGGCCGAGACTGAGTGCGACGTCGATCTGGAGCAGGTCGAGAAGGTCAGGTCCCTTGTTGGTGGCACTTCGCAAGATTCCTTGGAAACAAGATTGGATCAGATTGACGTGACATTGAGTGCCGAGTTAGTGGCGTTGGTGCTTCAGACGCCGGATGTCTTACCTCAAAATCTGATTAACTTCTTCATATGGGCTTGGAAGAGTGAAGAAGAGACAGTCAGATCATCAAGGACGGTGGAAATTCTTGTCGACGCTGTCAGTGGTTCTACTGAGCTTAGCAAAATGGAGGCGTACAAGTTGTGGGATTTGGTTAAGGAAATCGGGAAGAATAACGCGGTGCTGCTGAATACTTCAATTCTTAATCAATTGATTTCTTTGTTTGGGAGATTGCAGAAACCTAGGGCTGGTCTCGAAGTGTTCAACAAGTTCAGCGACTTTGGTTGCTCCCCGGATAGGAATACATACTGCTTGACAATTGCTGCCCTCGGCACACGATCCTTGTTTAACACTGCCTGGCCTGTTTGTGAGAAGATGCTTACCTCCGAAGACCTCCCTGATGGCGAGAATATTGGGAAGATAATTACATTCTTGTGTAAAGGGAAAAAAGCAAAGGAGGCTCATTTGGTTTACCTGATGGCTCAGCAGAAGGAGATGTTACTGCCAAGTTCTTGCTTAGATATTCTGGTTAGGAGTCTTTCCAGAAAGGAAGAAACGCTGCATATGGCTCTAGAGTTGCTAAACAACTATCCTAAGGAATATGTAAGGAATGCCAATGCTATTTTTGCTTTAGTAATTCAAGGTTTATGCAGGGCCAAACAACCTCAGGAGGCAAAAAAGCTATTATTTAGGATGGTTCAGTCAGGTCCACCACCTGGAACTGCCGTGTTTAATTATGTCATCACTGCTCTTTCAAAGGGAGGAGAAATGGAGGATGCCATTTCTCTGATgaacttaattaaagaaagagGATTGCAACCAGATATTTACACCTACAGTGTTATCATGAGTGGCTTTGCAGAAGGTGGCCTGATGGACGAGGCCTATCAAATCTATCGTGAAGCCAAGAAGAAACATTCTAAGCTTAGTCCTGTCACTTATCACATAATTATACGTGGTTATTGCAAGATGGAGGAGTATGAGAAGGCTCTTAAATGCTTGAAGGAGATGAAAGAGGATGGAGTACAACCAAATTCAGATGAGTACAACAAACTAATACGATCTTTGTGCCTTAAGGCTCTTGATTGGCGCACAGCTGAAAAGCTTCTGGAAGAGATGAAAGAGAGTGGCTTGTTCCTTAAGGATGCCACACGCAGTCTCATTTTGGCAGTCAAGGAATTGGAAGAGGAAGCAAAGTCTGAATCCGTTGGCGATGAAGTGTAA